In the genome of Oryzias melastigma strain HK-1 linkage group LG4, ASM292280v2, whole genome shotgun sequence, the window AGAGTAAGGCTGTGGTCATTCAGGTGACAGTCCAGCCCACAGAGCTCCCCATGAAATATTCCTGAAGCTGTTTCGACCGACCCTCATGATTAAACATTTAAGGAAGAGCTTTCAAGAGGTCCATAATTGATGCTGTGCAGCTTCCTGCATTGTTTTGGCTGTCACTGCCAATTACTTAACAGGCTGTCAAGAGTGAAGCTCTCAATGGTTCTGCACAGATGATTCACTCAACAGCCAATTGGAATAGTTTAGAATGACTGCTGCATTCAAAATACCACTTCATAGGTCCACAGTGTACATACACTCTTCAGAGGTTCttccattctttttttatagataTGTCATACATGTTCAATTCCCCAGTGATCAGACGCTGTTCTCTAAACTTTGACTTCCATGAGATTGCGGCGTTTCACGGATAAGTAAAAAAGGGTGTTCACGTGCAAGGAGTCTGTGATCAGACTGTTGCTGTGACCTTGGGCTGTAGCTCACTGGGATGAGCAGCCTCCCAGCCTATTGGTCAATGTGTCCTcacccccccaaccccccctAAATCTATAACAAAAATCAGTACAtcactttaaagtcccattcagatcatcttttgatctattctgaaatcattcccagtggtctttcgattgtgattatgctgcttttagcctttttttaaactgttgtttttgaggacatagtttctgcagagtggcaggaattCATAAGAAATTCACGTCAGAGTTGTAGGAAGACTATTGAAGTAGAGTAAACCCCCCCCTACTTCCCATAATCCATCTGTTTACCCTCACaacccgctagcttacagcccctcacaactaaCAGCTAACATCaccggtacaacaaaaatgccCACCAGCATTAGTGCTATCCAGAcatacagctttgagccagattccagctcagaccaggaaaacaaagacgtacatggatctacttgtctataagtggatgcatcagactGGAGTGGAGCGGGAAGTTTGTGGTTTGCTGATAGTAGCATCTACGTCACATCAACAAGCTTGATTCaagtcttttgtgtttttgtctgctcctggttcacactttgaataatgaaattcaaatttgagcttaattttctttatacacatccttcatcatcaaaaaagttctgcaagaacatgttagaatcACCAAAATAccgttttcatcagagtgggtctttaaattgtttgttgtattttacaGTTAACGAAGATGACTTTATATTGTACTGCTTATGTGCATTTATTTCTCTTCAAAGGATACAACAGATGTTATGTTGTTGGCCACGACTGGGGGGGCACCATAGCGTGGTTGTTTGCCATTCACTACCCTGAGATGGTGACGAAGCTGATCGTGCTGAACTGTCCCCATCCGACGGTGTTCACAGGTAACATTCATCATCAGAAATTGCTTTTTCTTGCTGCTTCGGCTCAGACGTTATTACTCACACAGCTAATTAGGAGATATTGTTACATCAGTTGTAAGTCTGCATCCAGCTGGCAAATCCCCTTCCGCCTCAGGTAGTTGGTAGGTTAATTACAGAAAATTCGCAGCAAGCTTGAGCAGCTGGTTGAACTCTGATTGCACAAAGAGAAGCAACATCCATAAGGCCAGTGTGAAAACGTCTCTTTTCTCTCCTCCAGATTATGCGCTGCGTCACCCGAGCCAGCTCCTGAAATGCagccacttcttcttcttccagctGCCTCGCTTCCCAGAGCTCATGCTCTCCATCAATGATTTCAAGGTTGTCTGTTGCGTGTGGGTCTGGGCTGCTTCAAGGTCAAGGTTGTGCGTGCATGTGTCGGTGGACAACCATGCATGCTGATgcacgttttttttctgtctatttttaGCATTTGCCTCAATTTAATCGGTATTGTAAACCGTCACTAAATCATACTCCAGATCAGATCAGTTCTCGCAGCAGTTCTCACAGGCTGCAGATATGTGATGGCGGGACTCTCAGAAGGAACATGAAGCAGaacccttttgtttttttagagtcaaggctttttaactgtttaaagaTGCCATCTTTCATCAACATGCCGTGGAACACTGACATAAAAGAATAATagtcataaaatacaaaatactgaaaacaaCAATCCAAAGACAAATATAATATGATAAGAAATGCTGTATCTAACAATGTATTGATTAAAAGATagaaattgtttaaatgtataaaatgataTGCCATAAAATACTATGTAAATACTAAGTTAAAAAGATTAttcattaatttacatttacaaatctCCACAGATGCAGAAGCTCTTAGATCTTTAGTTAAGTTCTCCCACAGATGAACTGTCTGTAATTAAAGGGCACCTCCCATCTTAAAATGTACTTTCATTGTACTCTCTTATATAATAACTATTATAGCTTTCcctcttaaaatgtttaaaactttacacaTTATGATCATATCAGTCTCAGTCAGTTACATTAGATGAAACAAAATGTGGTCTCTGAGGTCCTGGGATTCAGCCACACTCTAGAAAGTAAAATGAAAgcagtaaaagataaaatatatattgtagatctttataaaaataaaacaaaaccaaaagcaTAATATTTAAATAGAGTGCATTATCCTGGTTTGTGCAGCAGTAagatgtgtgtctgtgttaaACACCTTTAGAGTTTCATCACAGTTCAGCGATCTTATAGCTGCAGAAAATGGTGTGAAGTGTTATTTTAGACTAATtaacttcaagaaaaaaagagcagcttTCAGAGTTAGAAGCTCAGCATGTAATTCTGTTGAGCCAGCAGGGTGCCACATCTGCAGCCGAGGGTCATCGGCGCTCGTTTCTTCACTGAAGGACCTTTCCTGGCTCCTGTTACAGTGATGTCCCTCTGCAGTCTTCTCTTTGCTCTGGTTGCTAAAACCCACTCTGTGTTTCTTGGCTCTCTGCTTCAGGCTCTGAAGGCTTTGTTCACCAGCCGGAACACAGGAATCAGCAGGAAGGGCCGGTGGCTCACCGCAGAGGACCTGGAGGCCTACGTGTACGTCCTGTCTCAGCCGGGAGCTTTAACGGGAGCTCTTAACTACTACAGAAATGTCTTCAGGTGGGTCTGTGCTGACGCCAAGGGAAGaaaccctttaacatcggagctccagtgtttatgttctttaattaactgtaacttttcagctgttaacacgatcaacgtcattccagtagatttctgaaggagaaaagcggctcatgccgcttttctccttcagaaatctactggaatgatgttgatcaTTTTAACGGTTGataagttacagtatgttaaaatattttgtttaagcatcactggctatgcctcaggtgttaaaggtttcaCGGGAAAAGATTTTAGAGAAGTAAAAGGTCAATCTGACTGtgaaatactctgaaattcACAACAATAACTCCTTTAAATTTAGCAGCATCACTTTCTGTCAGAATCCCACTGTCTAAACCTTCTCATTCTATCAAACACCACTGTCAAATATTTCAGTGGAGTTGTTCTGCTATTGTCAGACTGACGGTCTGTTGTGGACACAAAAGCACAGACTCAATGAAGTCCCAGCGCATGTATTTTTGAACATGTGAACTCCACACGCATGGCTGGTCGCGCCATCTGCTCCCTTCTGAAGCTCTGAATGATCTCAGAATAGCTTTCCTGcgcttataaaaaaaaaaaacaacaagcagcCATGCTCGGTCAGCACTCGCTAAATGAACGCAGACGCTCCAGAGTGCAGAAATGTAAACGTATTTATAAAAATGGCAGCTTGGtacttaaaagagaaaaaattggATTTGTTTTGTTCCATGATTACCTCCAGGGACTGTCATATGAAcaaatcagatcaaatgcaGACAGCTGATTTGAACAATCTCTTATCTTTAAATTCCTACgtcaatcatattttgatctcttGTAAAAGCATTTCTAGTTGTCATTATGATTAATGGAGTTTTTAGCcgaaaaaaatgatgacatgacatagtttctgtagagcagcaggagttcatccctgtttacacactctcttGCTATCTTACATCTCCTAataaccccaagctaacattagcgctgcaacaaaaatggtgaccaatattggagctctccagccgtacagttttgtaccagatgtcagctctgatgaggaaatcaaagacgttcatgcaagggaatgcatcagaatgaagtggagcaaggagcttgtggcctgctgattgtagtAGCTACAAGCTATTTCCAACCTCATTTTGTAATatacaactatttgaataaatatatactcagaaacacaattgtattcttaattttctttatataataTCTACATCAAGAAAAAATGCTTAAGAAAGATGTTGaaaacatacatatatgtaGGAATTAAATTTTTGAGGactgagaacaaaaaacaagaactgTATGGATGAAAATAGAGTTTGGCTGGAGACAGGAATTTTGGTAAGGAGGCGTGGTCCTGCCTCAGAACTTCAACTACAGTATTTTATAGGCCGCACCGGATATGAAGGTGCACAGTCGATGAATGGCCCGTTTTTCGAATAACATATATGAGGCGCACCGAACTATTAAAGTGCATTAAGCGAAACAAAAGATTCAGATATACCGGTAAGTCTGTGTGTCAGGCAGACTCTagaactctagaacttgtttggaacacgctacatgttagctatgttAGAAGTGGTAGCCTATACTATATACTAaatttgtttgtaacacataaacaaaaatacagctGATTCAAAGCGACTACTCCAACCCTAACCTTgtaaaaaacagtccaacactgctacatgttagctttgttagcatgttcacaattGATCTGGGGACAACAGAGAAGTAGCTGCTATGCTAATTTTGGCTCCTTATAGTGACGTTTTTAATAAGCATTGTCTTTGACAgataaaacaatgaattaaattaaataacacTTAACTTTCTTTTcaactcgtaaaaaaaaaattaaaaatggcattttgacagagcgccatgTAGCCTACCTCTGAAAATAGCTTTGACATCAGTTAGCACAACCAGAACTAATTCATATAAGGCGCTCAAGGTCATAAAACACACTgtcaataaatttaaaaaaaaaaagactttaaagtgTCCCTTATAGTGCAGAATATATGATACATTTGGGAAATAAAATGCCGTCCCTCAGGGTGGAATATCCAGACTCTAAATGGAGGATAACAGGTGAAGCTGTGGGTGGTACCCCTGCTACTTGTCTGAGAATGCTGCTGACTTTCAGAACAACAGATAACTTCCAAGCATCATGCATTGATATGTTTACTGTATATTAGAGGAATATCTGTCCAGTGTCGCTCACTCGTTTTCTCCCTGTACCTCTCCGTTGTCAGCTCCCTCCCTCTTAGTCACAATCACGTCCGGTCTCCAGTGCTGCTGCTGTGGGGGGAGCGGGATGCTTTCCTGGAGCAGGAGATGGCGGAGGCTTGCCGACTCTACATCAGGAACCATTTCCGTCTCAACATCATATCCGGGGCCAGCCACTGGCTGCAGCAGGACCAGCCTGATATTGTCAACACCCTCATATGGACCTTCCTCAAGGAAGGAGAGGGGCGAAAAGGCCATAGGAGCTAGTCCCACAGAGAAGCAGCCCCCTCCAGCCCTGTATTCCCCCCTCCCAGAAGCCTTGAATATGCCTGTAAGACCAGGCGACATAGTGACAATGCAATCATTCTTTAAATTTCTCACgttctgatattttttaagacatctgAAGGAAAGGATCCAAGCacacctccctggagaggaCACCAAGGAGATCATGTGGCACggttaaaatgtttcttttgcaCACGACATCGGCCTTAAAGTTTGTCGGTTACATCATAACAAATGTGTGGCGTTTCCACGTGACTGGTGATTGTGTGGTGCCTTTTTATCTTCGTCCCGGGTTGTCGTCATCGTCGGCTGTGTTTGCGTTTCTCGTGTACGCTCAGCTTCCAGTCGGGCACCGCTTTTCAGGAGCCACGTCCCAATCCTCTCATTGAGTAATGTtgtaaaaagactttttttctttcaagataTTTGCTCACATGTAGAGAATGTTATCATGATCTTCCTGTTTAGAAATGCCAGTGATGGTTGACTATGATACTATTTTGTATCTCTTCCTACACGCTGCATTTTCAAACTCACTGAGCCTGATCGTCACTGtttgattttataaataaactgttcGTCTGTCAAACTCCTTCttcttttagtctttttataaCAATAGCTACATGTTTGAAGCTAAAAGCGGAAGACCTCGACTGCTATTTTCAGATGTCCCACCGACTGTCTAAGCTTTCCAAAGAACAGACGAGAAACCTTCAAGAATAGTAGTAGACGTTTGATCCAGTGACACTGCAGCTTTCTGAATCCATTTTGGATGAGTTTGGATATTTTTAAGTCTTCTTTGATTCTGCGGCTGATAGGGATGCTAATATGGAAGCACAGTGAAATGTGAAATTCAGCAAACGTTGCATAAAGTGCTGTCAGTGTGAAGCCATGACCCATAAAGACCGATCTGAGGGAGAGGCAGGATTTGTGCTCCACAACAAGCTTTACTTTTCCCTCAAATAGGTGAATACTTATcagttaaaactgttttattaccATAGTTGTTATACTTTAGCCTAAATTAtggttaaatataaatat includes:
- the ephx4 gene encoding epoxide hydrolase 4, which produces MARVLHNLFFCLIRLALKIRLWGYWSLIYGYCALCAVVALLKLWWSIVLRPTATFQWVIRESPPACLNDTSLGTHCYVRIKESGLRFHYVAAGERGKPLMLFLHGFPEFWFSWRYQLREFKSEFRVVAIDMRGYGESDLPLSADSYCFEYLVTDVKDIVEYLGYNRCYVVGHDWGGTIAWLFAIHYPEMVTKLIVLNCPHPTVFTDYALRHPSQLLKCSHFFFFQLPRFPELMLSINDFKALKALFTSRNTGISRKGRWLTAEDLEAYVYVLSQPGALTGALNYYRNVFSSLPLSHNHVRSPVLLLWGERDAFLEQEMAEACRLYIRNHFRLNIISGASHWLQQDQPDIVNTLIWTFLKEGEGRKGHRS